From the genome of Malus domestica chromosome 04, GDT2T_hap1, one region includes:
- the LOC103400617 gene encoding small ribosomal subunit protein eS8 produces MGISRDSMHKRRATGGKKKAWRKKRKYELGRQPANTKLSSNKTVRRIRVRGGNVKWRALRLDTGNFSWGSEAVTRKTRLLDVVYNASNNELVRTQTLVKGAIVQVDAAPFKQWYLQHYGVEIGRRKKSAVAKKDTPEEGEGTTEEAKKSNHVARKLEKRQQGRTLDPHIEEQFGGGRLLACISSRPGQCGRCDGYILEGKELEFYMKKLQRKKGKGAGAAA; encoded by the exons ATGG GTATCTCACGTGACTCGATGCACAAGCGCCGTGCTACTGGAGGCAAGAAGAAGGCAtggaggaagaagagaaa GTATGAGCTCGGCCGTCAGCCTGCAAATACTAAGCTCTCCAGCAACAAGACTGTAAGGAGAATCCGTGTGCGAGGAGGCAATGTCAAATGGAGAGCTCTCAGGTTGGATACTGGGAACTTCTCGTGGGGCAGCGAAGCCGTTACTCGCAAAACCCGTCTCCTGGATGTTGTATACAATGCCTCAAACAATGAGCTTGTTAGAACACAAACTCTGGTGAAAGGCGCCATTGTCCAGGTGGATGCAGCTCCATTTAAGCAATGGTACCTCCAGCATTATGGAGTTGAAATTGGCAGAAGGAAGAAGTCTGCTGTTGCTAAGAAGGATACCCCAGAG gaaggagaaggaactaCAGAGGAAGCAAAGAAGAGTAATCATGTTGCCAGGAAACTTGAGAAACGTCAGCAAGGTCGCACTCTAGACCCCCATATTGAAGAGCAGTTTGGAGGTGGGAGATTGCTGGCTTGCATATCTTCCCGTCCAGGCCAATGTGGCAGATGTGATGG GTACATCTTGGAGGGTAAGGAACTTGAGTTTTACATGAAGAAGCTCCAGAGGAAGAAGGGAAAGGGTGCTGGCGCTGCTGCATAA
- the LOC103400616 gene encoding cysteine proteinase inhibitor B produces MMKVPIFALLICLLFVASNGYGGMLGGRKEIENVKTNKEVQELGRFSVEEYNRQRGTQKMDGGGELQFLEVVEAQSQVVSGIKYYVKVSAVRNGVHMLFDSEVVVKPWLRSKQLLNFAPHGPK; encoded by the coding sequence ATGATGAAAGTTCCGATTTTTGCCCTTCTGATCTGCCTCCTCTTCGTCGCGTCGAATGGGTACGGCGGCATGCTCGGGGGAAGGAAGGAGATCGAGAACGTGAAGACGAACAAGGAGGTTCAAGAGTTGGGGAGGTTTTCGGTAGAGGAGTATAACAGGCAGAGGGGTACCCAGAAGATGGACGGCGGCGGAGAGCTTCAGTTCTTGGAGGTGGTGGAGGCGCAGAGCCAGGTGGTTTCCGGGATCAAGTACTACGTCAAGGTGTCGGCGGTGAGGAATGGTGTCCACATGTTGTTCGATTCGGAGGTGGTGGTGAAGCCGTGGCTCCGTTCCAAGCAATTGCTCAACTTTGCCCCTCACGGCCCCAAATGA